The DNA segment GAGGTTCGACTCCTCTTGGGTGCGCCATTTTATTTATATATTGAAAACTGTTTGTAATATCAAAACGCACCCATAGCTCAATTGGATAGAGTACTCGGCTACGAACCGAGCGGTTAGAGGTTCGACTCCTCTTGGGTGCGCCATTTTTTCAACTCTCAATTCTTATTCTTAACAAAAAAGTGATTTTTTATGCTTAATTTCGCATATCAAGAACATAAAAAAACGTATTATTCTGATACGGCAAATATTCAATTTAAATTTACACATTTATCTCAAAATCAAACCGCTGATGTATGTATTATTGGTGCAGGTTTCACTGGTTTATCAACAGCATTAGAACTTGCAGAACAAGGTAAAAGCGTGATTGTACTCGATGGTGCAAGAGTGGGCTTTGGTGCATCTGGTCGTAGTGGTGGTCAAGCCATTAATGGTTTTGAAGAAGGTGTAGAGTCTTATATTCGAGAACTCGGTTTAGAAAAAACCCGCAAAATTTGGGATATGTCCCTTGAAGCATTAGATATTATCCAAGAAAGAATAAAAAAATATAATATTCAATGTGATTGGCAACAAGGCTACGCAACCTTAGCATTAAATGAACGCCGAATGGAAGAGCTTGAACTTTCAAGAAAAATAGTTCGAGACATTTTTGACTATAAATATTCCCAAATTTGGGATAAACAACAGTTACAACAACATTTGAACAGTGATATTTATCACGGTGCTTTGTACGACAGTCTTTCAGGACATTTACATCCTCTTAATTACTGCTTAGGTTTAGCAAAAGCCTGCCAAGATTTAGGTGTACAAATTTATGAACATTCACCCGTAATCGCTCTTGATGTTACAACAAGTAAAATAACAGTAAAAACAGAGAAAGCCACCGTTATCGCTCAAGATGTTGTTCTTGCAACCAATGCCTATATTTCTGGATTATCCGATAAAATCCATTTTGGTATTGCCAATAAAATTTTACCCG comes from the Pasteurella atlantica genome and includes:
- a CDS encoding NAD(P)/FAD-dependent oxidoreductase encodes the protein MLNFAYQEHKKTYYSDTANIQFKFTHLSQNQTADVCIIGAGFTGLSTALELAEQGKSVIVLDGARVGFGASGRSGGQAINGFEEGVESYIRELGLEKTRKIWDMSLEALDIIQERIKKYNIQCDWQQGYATLALNERRMEELELSRKIVRDIFDYKYSQIWDKQQLQQHLNSDIYHGALYDSLSGHLHPLNYCLGLAKACQDLGVQIYEHSPVIALDVTTSKITVKTEKATVIAQDVVLATNAYISGLSDKIHFGIANKILPVESFIIATEPLEQKVADNIINNGMSVCDSNYLLNYYRLSADNRLLFGSDSSNNTDMIAKMRKNMLNVFPHLESVKIDYGWGGPIDMTLNSAPHFGRIQPNLYFAQGFSGHGVALTGLAGRIISEAICGNDERLAIFEQLNVPSLWGGKLVKKAALYVGMRYYRFLDKFC